A window of Agelaius phoeniceus isolate bAgePho1 chromosome 9, bAgePho1.hap1, whole genome shotgun sequence genomic DNA:
AGCATGATCCAGCTGGGAGAAATGCCACCCTGAGAACTGAGGGTGGCATCGATGGCAGCGCCCTGCCAGGAGAGCACCCCATCCCTGCGGTGTCTGGCGAGCCCCAACagcccccagggacacccagcgATTCCTGAGACATCCAACGGTGCCAGAGGGATCTCCCCCCTGTAGGATTCACATTTTAAAGGGCTGGGGGGTAAAAAATCCCGAGCACTACAAAGCACTTTCCCAGAGGCACTCGGCCCCAGCCCAGACAAAGTCGTTGGGGTCGAAGCGCCCCTTTTTAGtaccaaaaataaaagcaagggGTTTTATAAAATATGGCTACATTGCTGTGAGTCCTGGCTGGTAGGTGGGGGACACTGCCCCTGGCTGGAGGGCCAAGATGGAAGAAATCCACGTAGGAGAGATGTGGACATGCTGGCTGATTCCATCAGGGATACATCGGACCCTGGAGCACTGAAGGGAACgggctcccagtgctgtccTTTGCTGAATGCCAACACACCCCAGGGAAACTCAAAAAATACCCTCCCCAGGGTGCAAGCAGGTGCATGATTTTAGGAGTGATGTTTCCCCCTCCTCCCGACAGGCTGCCCAAATTTTCCAGGAGAAGGGGGCAAAGGGGGTGACACAGCTCCAGAACACCAAGCTGGTGGCCATGGGAGGTTTGGGTAAAAGAGAGGGGAATTTTGTGGGGGCACGAGGCAGCAGAAGAGGCAAAGGGATGTTTTAAAAAGAAGCCTGGTGGAGAtcaggctgctggcaggtggAAGAGGAGGAATAGGGCCGGATCCAGAAGGGATGCTCCGTCTGGCACATGCTGGACCGCTCACCCGCAAAGGGGGAGAAGACAGAGCTGCactccccccaaaaaagagggggaggaggagggcggGGAGGGGACGCTGGTGGGGACCACTGCCACCTCCACCTCGCCGGGATGGATCCTGCTAAGCCGAATGGGggtgcacagggctggggagtcGCTGCCTCTCCGTGGTTCCCGCTCAGATATCCATCTCGAACTGAGCTTCGTCCCCTGGCAAGAGGGGGGAGAGAAGCGTTAGGGGCGTCATccttccccccaaatccctcctgccccgccccgggggtcccTTACCCATGGAAGCAGTGTTAGGGGTGTCATtcttcaccccaaatccctcctgtCCCGCCCGGGGATCCCTTACCCATGGATGGCTTGCCCTCCTGGTGGTTCAAGCTGTTGGCGTCCGCTTTGGGCTCCTCGCCGGGCTCGCCGGGGCTGGTGACGCCGGGGATATTGGGGAGGTGACAAGGCGGGGTCTTGGCCATGGGGGAGTTGCGGCGGTCCAGCAGGAACTTGCGGTCGTAGATGATCCGGGTGCCTGGGGGGAGGACGGGAGCAGAGTGGGGGAATCCGGTTCGGCAGCGCTTGTTTGCCGAAGGAGTTTCCCGGCGGAACGGGCCAAGGTTCTCCGCCGCGGATCGGcggggagggctggggggtgCGCGCTGCCGCTCTGCCCGCTCTTATCTGGGCACAACAGGCGATAATTCGGCCAAACACCCCGGCGGCAACCGGGTCCCGGCTGCCCCGGGGGCGCTCCACGCTGTCCCgagcagagagctggcaaaCTCACGGCACGGGTGGGAACGCGTCCCGGGGATGCCGATGGAAGCGGCACCCCGAATCACCACCACGTGTCCCTCTGcgctgcacagggacaggcgtGTCACCGCCCCGCGGCAccgggccggggcagggccgaGGCACCGAGCCCCCGTGTCCGCGTCCCACCGGGAGCTTCCCGCCAGCCCGTCCCGGGATCCGGCTGCCGCCCCGCCGGGACCCTCCGCGCTCCCGGTACGTCCcggaaaaacaacaaacccatcTCCACGCGTGTGCGCCGAGGAGAGCGGGCGGAAAGCGCTCCGTATCCACGACATACAGAGGGGATACAGGCGCGGCACGCACGGTCCGCCCGCGACACGCGGCGTTCGGGCTGGCCCGGGCGCGCTCCCCCGGAGGCCCCGGCGGGCGCGGCGCTTTTACCTCCGGGCGTGGTGGAGAAGAGCGTCCCGCCGGGGGTGGTGCAGTAGTCGGCGGGGAGCTGCGCGGCGTCGCTAAGCGTGACGGTGCGGGTGGGGATGGCCCGGCTCTGGCTGGGCTGGCGGCCGCCTGCGGACGACATGGCCCCCGCTCGGCGCCGCGCTTTGTCCCCGCCGAGCGGGCGGGCGGAGCGGCCCCGCCTCTCCCCGGgaccggccccggcccgccccggccccgggacCGCCCCCGGCCTTGGGACCGCCCCGGGCCCGCCGCCACCAGGGGGCAGGCGTGCTGCTGCGCCACCCTGCCCGCGCCTCCCACGTGGTCTAGCGGTGAGGATTCCTGGTTTTCACCCAGGCGGCCCGGGTTCGACTCCCGGCGTGGGAAGGACGAaatttttgggggttattttgggaggcaggagagggaagggtGGTGGTGTCCTGGTGTCCTGCCCAGGATACCTTCGGCCAGAATGTTTTGGCTAGACCGAGCTGAATTAAGTCACTGGGAAAAGGAATGCGTCCAAATATCCCAAATCAGGAAAGGGGCTTTCTCCCCATATCCCAAACCAGGAAATAGGTTGTgtccccatatcccatatcAGGAAAGCAGTTATATTCCTGTATCCTAAACCAGGAAAGGGGTTGTATCCCCATATCCCAAATCAGGAAAGGGGTTCTGTCCCCATATCCCAAACCAGGAAATGGGTTGTatccccatatcccatatcAGGAAAGAGGTTGTATTCCTGTATCCTAAACCAGGAAAAGGGTTGTATTCCCATATCCAGAAAGGGGTTGTATCCCCATATCCCATACCATGTAATAGCATTCATCTCCATATCCCAAACCAGGAAAAGGGCATGGATCCCTATATCCCAAATAAAGAAATGGATTGCATCCCCTTATGCCAAACCAGGAAAGGGCTTGCATCCCCATATCCCACACAAGGAAAGGACACCCGTGCCCATGTCCCAAACCAGGGAATAGGATTCATCCCCATATCCCAAACCGGGAAAATGGCATATCCAATACCAGGAAGGGGGATGCATCCAAATATCTCAGACCAGGAAAAGGGATGCACCCTCATTTCCCAAACCAAGAAAGGAGATGAATCCCCATATCCCATACCAGGAAAGGGGATACATCCCCATATCCCAAGCCAGGGAATAGGATGCACCTACATACCCCAAAAGCACCAACCTGGAAAGCTGGGAATCTCACCCTGATGCTTCCTCATTTCCCAAACCAAGAAAGGAGAAGCATCCCCATATCCCATACCAGGAAAGGGGATATATTCCAAGCCAGGGAATAGGATGCACCTACATACCCCAAAAGCGCCATCCTGGAAAGCTGGGAATCTCACCCCGAGGGAcatgccagccccagcacagcctccctccctcccctgggaACACTGATCCCGCCGGTTATTTTTAGCATCTCTCTCCCGGAGAACAGAGTGGCTggtttctctctccagccctggATCCCCCAGGGCACAGCGCACTCCCGGCGGGACCGGCCGCCCTCCTGCACAGGAGGATGGGCGAGGCGGTGGCCCGGGTGGCCAGGAAGGTGAACGACACGGTGGAGAACAAGGCGGATTCCCTGGGTAAGGCCGCTGGAGAACAAAGCGGATTCCCGGGCTGAGCCCGGCGCTCCGTGCCGGGGCCGCACTGGGATCGGGTAGCCGGGAGCAGGGCTCTGGTTTTCACTGCCACAGGCTAAAAAAAGCTGTCGGCGTTCCCTCCCCGCGGCTCCGGAGAAGGGAAAGGCTCCCCCAAAGGGCCCTCAAAGTCAGAGCAGGTTCACATAATCCCGCGGGATGTGTCCCCTCCTTGGGAGCACGGCAGGAGCAGATTTTTCCCCACGTGGCCGTGTCAGATTTATGCTTTCCTGCAGTTTCCCCATTTCCAGCTAATAGCCAAGAGCAGGGTGCAGTTCATCAAAGGAGAGAGATGAAAGCCATTCATTTTTATTCCCACTGGATTCCTGGCCCTGGGATATAAACCAGAGtatggcaggagctggagcttcATCTCCCAGGCTCCCCACATCCTCCTGAGAGAAACGTGGGAGGATGGAACTTGCTCCATCAGCCCCCGCAGTggctttggggagggggcaggaaGCAGAGCccatcctggggctgggatACAGGGTTTCCATCCCTGGAGTCTCCTGGGATGGGAAAGAGAAACGACTCAGGACAAAACAAGAAGGCCACGAGGTGAGAGGCACAACTaaatcttttttcccctccccaccaCTTGCCGTAGGACAACCAGCCATGACCATGAGAAATCCAGCCAGGAATGCCCAGGGaaatccctgctccatcccccagCAGTGGAATAGGCATccctgggctgctcagctgcccccagggaatcggggacacgggggggagcAGGGGACTGAAGTTGTCAGCCCCTTGCCTGG
This region includes:
- the EIF4EBP2 gene encoding eukaryotic translation initiation factor 4E-binding protein 2, with translation MSSAGGRQPSQSRAIPTRTVTLSDAAQLPADYCTTPGGTLFSTTPGGTRIIYDRKFLLDRRNSPMAKTPPCHLPNIPGVTSPGEPGEEPKADANSLNHQEGKPSMGDEAQFEMDI